The following proteins come from a genomic window of Streptomyces liliiviolaceus:
- a CDS encoding UDP-N-acetylmuramate dehydrogenase — translation MQELHDTALAPLTTFRLGGPADRLITATTDDEVIAAVREADDSGTPLLLIGGGSNLVIGDKGFAGTALRIATRGFDLDGTKLELAAGEVWTDAVARTVEARLAGIECLAGIPGSAGATPIQNVGAYGQEVSSTITEVVAYDRESRETVTMSNAECAFSYRHSRFKGDPERFVVLRVRFELEDAAGLSAPLRYAETARMLGVDPGDRVPVDAARETVLKLRSGKGMVLDPEDHDTWSAGSFFTNPILTREEFAAFHARVAERLGDGVVPPAYPADDEHTKTSAAWLIDKSGFTKGYGTGPARISTKHTLALTNRGGATTEDLLALAREVVAGVHDAFGITLVNEPVTVGVSL, via the coding sequence GTGCAGGAACTCCACGACACCGCCCTCGCCCCGCTGACCACCTTCCGGCTCGGTGGTCCTGCCGACCGGCTGATCACCGCGACCACCGACGACGAGGTCATCGCCGCCGTCCGCGAGGCCGACGACTCCGGTACGCCGCTGCTGCTGATCGGCGGCGGATCCAACCTGGTCATCGGCGACAAGGGCTTCGCGGGCACCGCCCTGCGCATCGCCACCCGCGGCTTCGACCTGGACGGTACGAAGCTGGAGCTGGCCGCCGGCGAGGTGTGGACCGACGCGGTCGCCCGGACCGTCGAGGCCCGTCTCGCGGGCATCGAGTGCCTCGCCGGAATCCCGGGCTCCGCCGGTGCGACACCGATCCAGAACGTGGGCGCGTACGGGCAGGAAGTGTCGTCGACGATCACCGAAGTGGTCGCCTACGACCGCGAGAGCCGCGAGACGGTCACCATGTCCAACGCCGAGTGCGCCTTCTCGTACCGGCACAGCCGGTTCAAGGGCGATCCCGAGCGGTTCGTCGTGCTGCGGGTCCGTTTCGAGCTGGAGGACGCGGCGGGGCTGTCCGCGCCGCTGAGGTACGCCGAGACGGCTCGCATGCTCGGTGTCGACCCCGGCGACCGCGTGCCCGTGGACGCGGCCCGCGAGACCGTCCTGAAGCTGCGCTCCGGGAAGGGCATGGTCCTCGACCCCGAGGACCACGACACCTGGTCGGCCGGCTCGTTCTTCACCAACCCGATCCTCACGCGTGAGGAGTTCGCCGCGTTCCACGCGCGCGTGGCCGAGCGCCTGGGCGACGGAGTGGTCCCGCCCGCTTACCCCGCGGACGACGAGCACACCAAGACCTCCGCGGCCTGGCTGATCGACAAGTCGGGCTTCACCAAGGGGTACGGCACCGGCCCGGCCCGTATCTCCACCAAGCACACCCTGGCCCTCACCAACCGCGGCGGGGCCACCACGGAGGACCTGCTCGCGCTCGCCCGCGAGGTCGTCGCGGGCGTCCACGACGCCTTCGGGATCACGCTCGTCAACGAACCGGTGACGGTGGGCGTCAGCCTCTGA
- a CDS encoding adenosine deaminase, whose amino-acid sequence MEHVRKVSELPKAHLHLHFTGSMRHTTLLELADKHGIHLPEALTSGEPPKLRATDERGWFRFQRLYDAARSCLRDPEDIQRLVREAAEEDLRDGSGWLEIQVDPTSYAPRLGGLIPALEIILDAVDTASRETGLGMRVLVAANRMKHPLDARTLARLAVRYADRGIVGFGLSNDERRGMARDFDRAFAIAREGGLLAAPHGGELTGPASVRDCLDDLHASRIGHGVRAAEDPRLLKRLADRGITCEVCPASNVALGVYEKPEDVPLRTLFEAGVPMALGADDPLLFGSRLAAQYDIARRHHGFTDAELAELARQSVRASAAPPDIREKLLSGVDDWLSAPAA is encoded by the coding sequence ATGGAGCACGTACGTAAGGTCTCTGAGCTGCCCAAGGCTCATCTGCACCTGCATTTCACCGGTTCGATGCGGCACACCACCCTGCTGGAACTGGCCGACAAGCACGGAATCCATCTGCCCGAGGCGCTGACGAGCGGCGAGCCGCCCAAGCTGCGGGCGACGGACGAGCGCGGCTGGTTCCGCTTCCAGCGTCTGTACGACGCGGCGCGCTCATGCCTCAGAGATCCCGAGGACATCCAGCGGCTCGTGCGCGAGGCCGCCGAGGAGGACCTGAGGGACGGCTCGGGGTGGCTGGAGATCCAGGTCGACCCCACGTCGTACGCCCCTCGTCTGGGCGGTCTGATCCCCGCCCTGGAGATCATCCTGGACGCGGTGGACACGGCCTCGCGCGAGACCGGGCTCGGTATGCGGGTCCTGGTCGCCGCGAACCGGATGAAGCACCCGCTGGACGCCCGCACGCTGGCCCGGCTGGCCGTGCGGTACGCGGACCGCGGCATCGTCGGGTTCGGGCTCTCCAACGACGAGCGGCGGGGCATGGCGCGGGACTTCGACCGGGCCTTCGCGATCGCCCGGGAGGGCGGGCTGCTGGCCGCGCCGCACGGCGGCGAGCTGACGGGCCCCGCGTCCGTCCGCGACTGCCTGGACGATCTGCACGCCTCGCGGATCGGGCACGGGGTGCGGGCCGCCGAGGACCCGCGGCTGCTGAAGCGGCTCGCGGACCGCGGCATCACCTGCGAGGTCTGCCCGGCCTCGAACGTCGCCCTGGGGGTCTACGAGAAGCCGGAGGACGTCCCCCTGCGCACGCTCTTCGAGGCGGGCGTGCCCATGGCGCTCGGTGCGGACGACCCGCTGCTGTTCGGCTCCCGGCTGGCCGCCCAGTACGACATCGCGCGCCGCCACCACGGCTTCACGGACGCCGAACTGGCCGAACTGGCACGGCAGTCGGTACGCGCCTCGGCGGCGCCGCCCGACATCAGGGAGAAGCTGCTGTCCGGGGTCGACGACTGGCTGAGCGCCCCGGCCGCCTGA
- a CDS encoding pyridoxal phosphate-dependent aminotransferase: MSAAIPPTERRVSARVGAISESATLAVDAKAKALKAAGRPVIGFGAGEPDFPTPDYVVEAAIEACKNPKYHRYTPAGGLPELKAAIVAKTLRDSHYEVDASQVLVTNGGKQAIYEAFAAILDPGDEVIVPAPYWTTYPESIRLAGGVPVDVVADETTGYRVSVEQLEAARTEKTKVVLFVSPSNPTGAVYSAEDTEAIGRWAVEHGLWVMTDEIYEHLVYGDAKFTSLPAVLPELRDKCIVVNGVAKTYAMTGWRVGWVIGPKDVVKAATNLQSHATSNVSNVAQAAAIAAVSGDLTAVAEMREAFDRRRRTIVRMLNEIDGVLCPEPEGAFYAYPSVKALLGKEIRGKRPQTSVELAALILEEAEVAVVPGEAFGTPGYLRLSYALGDEDLVEGVSRIQKLLAEAKA; the protein is encoded by the coding sequence ATGAGCGCTGCAATCCCTCCCACCGAGCGCCGGGTCTCCGCCCGAGTCGGCGCGATCTCCGAGTCCGCCACCCTCGCCGTGGACGCCAAGGCCAAGGCCCTCAAGGCCGCCGGACGTCCGGTGATCGGCTTCGGCGCCGGTGAGCCCGACTTCCCGACCCCGGACTACGTCGTCGAGGCCGCCATCGAGGCATGCAAGAACCCGAAGTACCACCGCTACACGCCGGCCGGCGGCCTTCCTGAGCTGAAGGCGGCGATCGTCGCCAAGACGCTGCGTGACTCCCACTACGAGGTGGACGCCTCCCAGGTCCTGGTGACCAACGGCGGCAAGCAGGCCATCTACGAGGCGTTCGCCGCGATCCTCGACCCGGGCGACGAGGTCATCGTCCCGGCCCCCTACTGGACGACGTACCCCGAGTCGATCCGTCTCGCCGGCGGTGTCCCGGTGGACGTCGTCGCGGACGAGACGACCGGCTACCGCGTCTCGGTCGAGCAGCTGGAGGCGGCCCGTACGGAGAAGACCAAGGTCGTCCTCTTCGTGTCGCCCTCCAACCCGACCGGCGCCGTCTACAGCGCCGAGGACACCGAGGCCATCGGCCGCTGGGCCGTCGAGCACGGCCTGTGGGTGATGACGGACGAGATCTACGAGCACCTGGTCTACGGGGACGCGAAGTTCACCTCGCTGCCGGCGGTACTTCCCGAGCTGCGCGACAAGTGCATCGTGGTCAACGGCGTGGCGAAGACGTACGCGATGACCGGCTGGCGGGTCGGGTGGGTCATCGGCCCCAAGGACGTGGTGAAGGCCGCGACCAACCTGCAGTCCCATGCCACGTCGAACGTGTCGAACGTGGCCCAGGCCGCCGCGATCGCCGCCGTCTCGGGCGACCTGACGGCCGTCGCCGAGATGCGCGAGGCCTTCGACCGCCGCCGCAGGACGATCGTGCGCATGCTCAACGAGATCGACGGCGTGCTCTGCCCGGAGCCCGAGGGCGCGTTCTACGCGTACCCCTCGGTGAAGGCGCTCCTCGGCAAGGAGATCCGCGGCAAGCGCCCGCAGACCTCCGTCGAGCTGGCCGCGCTGATCCTGGAGGAGGCCGAGGTCGCGGTCGTCCCGGGCGAGGCCTTCGGCACGCCGGGCTATCTGCGGCTGTCGTACGCGCTGGGTGACGAGGACCTCGTCGAGGGCGTCTCGCGGATCCAGAAGCTCCTGGCGGAGGCCAAGGCCTGA
- the secE gene encoding preprotein translocase subunit SecE — MTDAVGSIDMPDAQDEAPESQKKGRKGGKRAKKGPLKRLALFYRQIVAELRKVVWPTRNQLTTYTTVVIVFVVIMIGLVTVIDFGLDKAAKYVFG, encoded by the coding sequence GTGACGGACGCCGTGGGCTCCATCGACATGCCTGATGCCCAGGATGAGGCGCCGGAGTCCCAGAAGAAGGGCCGCAAGGGTGGCAAGCGTGCCAAGAAGGGCCCGCTGAAGCGCCTCGCCCTCTTCTACCGCCAGATCGTCGCGGAGCTCCGCAAGGTTGTCTGGCCGACCCGCAATCAGCTGACGACGTACACCACAGTGGTGATTGTGTTCGTTGTCATCATGATCGGTCTGGTGACTGTGATTGACTTCGGACTCGACAAGGCCGCCAAGTACGTCTTCGGCTAG
- the nusG gene encoding transcription termination/antitermination protein NusG, with protein MSDPNLNDAVESVESRDDELDIVEGADVEDEVEAADAAAGKPAEEAALQVEDESGEDAEGESADAAADEDATDEEEAEEAEPVDPVTALREELRSLPGEWYVIHTYAGYENRVKTNLEQRAVSLNVEDFIFAAEVPQEEVAQIKNGERKTIKQNKLPGYVLVRMDLTNESWGVVRNTPGVTGFVGNAYDPYPLTLDEIVKMLAPEAEEKAAREAAEAEGKPAPSRKLEVQVLDFEVGDSVTVTDGPFATLQATINEINADSKKVKGLVEIFGRETPVELSFDQIQKN; from the coding sequence GTGTCTGACCCGAACCTGAACGATGCCGTCGAGTCGGTCGAGTCCCGTGACGACGAACTCGACATCGTCGAGGGCGCGGACGTCGAGGACGAGGTCGAGGCTGCCGACGCCGCGGCGGGCAAGCCCGCCGAAGAGGCCGCGCTGCAGGTCGAGGACGAGTCCGGCGAGGACGCCGAGGGCGAGTCCGCCGACGCCGCGGCCGACGAGGACGCCACCGACGAGGAGGAGGCGGAGGAGGCCGAGCCGGTCGACCCCGTCACCGCCCTGCGTGAGGAACTCCGTTCGCTGCCCGGCGAGTGGTACGTCATCCACACGTACGCCGGTTACGAGAACCGCGTGAAGACCAACCTCGAACAGCGTGCCGTCTCGCTGAACGTCGAGGACTTCATCTTCGCGGCCGAGGTGCCGCAAGAAGAGGTCGCGCAGATCAAGAACGGCGAGCGCAAGACCATCAAGCAGAACAAGCTCCCCGGCTACGTGCTGGTGCGCATGGATCTGACGAACGAGTCCTGGGGTGTCGTCCGCAACACCCCCGGCGTCACCGGCTTCGTGGGCAACGCCTACGACCCGTACCCGCTGACGCTGGACGAGATCGTCAAGATGCTCGCCCCCGAGGCCGAGGAGAAGGCCGCCCGCGAGGCCGCCGAGGCCGAGGGCAAGCCGGCGCCGTCCCGCAAGCTTGAGGTCCAGGTGCTGGACTTCGAGGTGGGCGACTCGGTCACCGTCACCGACGGCCCGTTCGCGACGCTGCAGGCGACCATCAACGAGATCAACGCCGACTCGAAGAAGGTCAAGGGCCTCGTCGAGATCTTCGGCCGCGAGACTCCGGTGGAGCTCAGCTTCGACCAGATCCAGAAGAACTGA
- the rplK gene encoding 50S ribosomal protein L11 — MPPKKKKVTGLIKLQIQAGAANPAPPVGPALGQHGVNIMEFCKAYNAATESQRGWVIPVEITVYEDRSFTFITKTPPAAKMILKAAGVEKGSGEPHKTKVAKITQAQVREIATTKLADLNANDLDAASKIIAGTARSMGITVEG, encoded by the coding sequence ATGCCTCCCAAGAAGAAGAAGGTCACGGGGCTCATCAAGCTCCAGATCCAGGCCGGTGCGGCCAACCCGGCGCCGCCGGTCGGCCCCGCACTGGGCCAGCACGGCGTCAACATCATGGAGTTCTGCAAGGCCTACAACGCGGCGACCGAGTCGCAGCGCGGCTGGGTCATCCCGGTGGAGATCACGGTCTACGAAGACCGCTCCTTCACCTTCATCACCAAGACCCCGCCGGCCGCGAAGATGATCCTCAAGGCCGCCGGTGTCGAGAAGGGCTCGGGCGAGCCGCACAAGACCAAGGTCGCCAAGATCACGCAGGCCCAGGTCCGCGAGATCGCCACGACCAAGCTGGCCGACCTGAACGCCAACGACCTGGACGCCGCGTCGAAGATCATCGCCGGCACCGCCCGTTCCATGGGCATCACGGTCGAGGGCTGA
- the rplA gene encoding 50S ribosomal protein L1, protein MSKRSKSLRAADAKIDREKLYAPLEAVRLAKETSTSKFDGTVEVAFRLGVDPRKADQMVRGTVNLPHGTGKTARVLVFATGDRAEAATAAGADIVGSDELIDEVAKGRLDFDAVVATPDLMGKVGRLGRVLGPRGLMPNPKTGTVTPDVAKAVTEIKGGKIEFRVDKHSNLHFIIGKASFDDTQLVENYGAALDEILRLKPSAAKGRYIKKATISTTIGPGITVDSNRTRNLLVEEDPAAV, encoded by the coding sequence GTGAGCAAGCGCAGCAAGTCTCTCCGCGCTGCGGACGCCAAGATCGACCGGGAGAAGCTGTACGCCCCGCTCGAAGCCGTCCGTCTCGCCAAGGAGACCTCCACCTCCAAGTTCGACGGCACCGTCGAGGTCGCCTTCCGTCTGGGTGTCGACCCGCGCAAGGCCGACCAGATGGTCCGCGGCACCGTGAACCTCCCGCACGGCACCGGCAAGACCGCCCGGGTCCTGGTCTTCGCGACCGGTGACCGTGCCGAGGCCGCGACTGCCGCCGGCGCCGACATCGTCGGCTCCGACGAACTCATCGACGAGGTCGCGAAGGGGCGTCTGGACTTCGACGCCGTCGTCGCCACCCCGGACCTCATGGGCAAGGTCGGCCGCCTGGGCCGTGTCCTCGGCCCGCGTGGTCTGATGCCGAACCCGAAGACGGGCACCGTGACCCCGGACGTGGCCAAGGCCGTGACCGAGATCAAGGGCGGCAAGATCGAGTTCCGCGTCGACAAGCACTCGAACCTGCACTTCATCATCGGCAAGGCGTCGTTCGACGACACGCAGCTGGTGGAGAACTACGGCGCCGCGCTCGACGAGATCCTTCGTCTGAAGCCGTCGGCCGCCAAGGGTCGCTACATCAAGAAGGCCACGATCAGCACCACGATCGGCCCCGGCATCACTGTCGACTCGAACCGCACCCGCAACCTCCTCGTCGAGGAGGACCCGGCCGCCGTCTGA
- a CDS encoding LolA-like protein, protein MKLSVRTSARNRATGAVVAALVLGGGAVGCSKGDEESPEMTPAAAVAKAAKKTEDITSLSYRMTGRTPEEGRIKAEAQMRMKPDLAMSMKMTALDQGKDGNAEIRLVDKAMYIGGGAAAAKEMDGKSWIKFDMSTLGDDALGGGGAPGAGTADKNPAQESTFLTGSKDVKKVGTEKVEGVETTHYKGTVTLDEFRKSLKTESKATREKREKSLEQYEKLGLDALTMDMWVDGEDHTKQFRMQGDADKGKLDMTITFLDYNKPVTVEAPPAKDVMDLAEMMGDLEG, encoded by the coding sequence ATGAAGCTTTCTGTGCGCACGTCTGCACGCAACAGGGCGACGGGCGCGGTCGTCGCCGCGCTCGTCCTCGGTGGGGGTGCCGTCGGCTGTTCCAAGGGGGACGAGGAGTCCCCCGAGATGACTCCCGCCGCGGCCGTCGCCAAGGCGGCGAAGAAGACGGAGGACATCACCTCCCTCAGCTACCGGATGACGGGCAGGACCCCGGAGGAGGGGCGCATCAAGGCCGAGGCCCAGATGCGCATGAAGCCCGACCTCGCCATGAGCATGAAGATGACCGCCCTGGACCAGGGGAAGGACGGCAACGCCGAGATCCGTCTGGTCGACAAGGCGATGTACATCGGCGGGGGCGCCGCGGCGGCCAAGGAGATGGACGGCAAGAGCTGGATCAAGTTCGACATGTCCACGCTGGGTGACGACGCACTGGGCGGCGGCGGGGCCCCGGGCGCCGGGACGGCCGACAAGAACCCGGCGCAGGAGTCCACCTTCCTCACCGGCTCCAAGGACGTGAAGAAGGTCGGCACCGAGAAGGTCGAGGGCGTCGAGACCACCCACTACAAGGGCACGGTCACCCTCGACGAGTTCCGCAAGTCCCTCAAGACCGAGAGCAAGGCCACCCGCGAGAAGCGGGAGAAGAGCCTTGAGCAGTACGAGAAGCTGGGCCTGGACGCGCTCACGATGGACATGTGGGTCGACGGCGAGGACCACACCAAGCAGTTCCGCATGCAGGGCGACGCCGACAAGGGCAAGCTCGACATGACCATCACCTTCCTCGACTACAACAAGCCCGTGACCGTCGAGGCCCCGCCGGCCAAGGACGTCATGGACCTGGCCGAGATGATGGGCGACCTGGAGGGCTGA
- the rplJ gene encoding 50S ribosomal protein L10: MARPDKAAAVAELADQFRSSNAAVLTEYRGLTVAQLKTLRRSLGEDAQYAVVKNTLTKIAANEAGISTLDDLFNGPTAVAFISGDPVTSAKGLRDFAKDNPNLVIKGGVLDGKALSADEIKKLADLESREVLLAKLAGAMKGKQSQAATLFQALPSKFVRTAEALRVKLEEQGGAE; this comes from the coding sequence ATGGCAAGGCCCGACAAGGCTGCCGCGGTAGCCGAGCTCGCGGACCAGTTCCGCAGCTCGAACGCCGCTGTGCTGACCGAGTACCGGGGTCTCACCGTGGCGCAGCTCAAGACGCTGCGTCGTTCGCTCGGTGAAGACGCCCAGTACGCCGTGGTGAAGAACACGCTGACCAAGATCGCGGCCAACGAGGCCGGGATCTCCACGCTCGACGACCTGTTCAACGGTCCGACGGCGGTTGCCTTCATCTCCGGTGACCCGGTGACGTCGGCGAAGGGTCTTCGTGACTTCGCCAAGGACAACCCGAACCTCGTCATCAAGGGCGGTGTCCTTGACGGTAAGGCGCTGTCCGCCGACGAGATCAAGAAGCTTGCGGACCTTGAGTCCCGCGAGGTTCTGCTCGCCAAGCTGGCGGGTGCCATGAAGGGCAAGCAGTCCCAGGCTGCCACCCTCTTCCAGGCGCTCCCGTCGAAGTTCGTCCGCACCGCGGAGGCGCTTCGCGTCAAGCTCGAAGAGCAGGGCGGTGCCGAGTAA
- the rplL gene encoding 50S ribosomal protein L7/L12, with amino-acid sequence MAKLSQEELLAQFENLTLIELSEFVKAFEEKFDVTAAAAVAAGPAAAAAPAEAEAEQDEFDVILTGAGEKKIQVIKVVRELTSLGLKEAKDLVDGAPKPVLEKVDKAAAEKAAESLKGAGASVEVK; translated from the coding sequence ATGGCGAAGCTGTCCCAGGAAGAGCTGCTCGCGCAGTTCGAGAACCTCACCCTCATCGAGCTCTCCGAGTTCGTGAAGGCCTTCGAGGAGAAGTTCGACGTCACCGCCGCCGCCGCGGTCGCCGCCGGCCCCGCCGCCGCTGCCGCCCCGGCCGAGGCCGAGGCCGAGCAGGACGAGTTCGACGTCATCCTCACGGGTGCCGGCGAGAAGAAGATCCAGGTCATCAAGGTCGTGCGTGAGCTCACCTCGCTGGGTCTGAAGGAGGCCAAGGACCTCGTCGACGGCGCTCCGAAGCCCGTCCTGGAGAAGGTCGACAAGGCTGCCGCCGAGAAGGCTGCCGAGTCCCTCAAGGGCGCCGGCGCCTCCGTCGAGGTCAAGTGA